In Silene latifolia isolate original U9 population chromosome 6, ASM4854445v1, whole genome shotgun sequence, the genomic window TATTAGCTGAGGTTGCATTGCCTAAATGCATTACCCCAGTTAAGTATGTCACCAAATTGAACGCAATTCCTAGTGTTATCAACCTTTCACACGTCTCAACACCTACAAAAACACATATTACCGTCAAATATGAACAGAGTCAGGATTTATAGTTATTGACACGAAAAAGTGACCTAAAAAATTTTTTTTAGGAATTTTTAACATTaaatttcaacattttcaacCTATTGAAAAGGAATTAAAACTTTATATCAAAGGTTAGTCTTTTGAATGTCTAGGGTTAAGGCATCCACTGCTAACGGAGTTGAGATCATCTATCCTATTTTTATATCCCATCTTTTATCCCATTGCTTTTATCTAGCGACACATCATCATTCACGTAATAAAACTGATAGCAGTTTCAGTTTAAACTAATGATGTGTCACGAAGAATACATAGTGAAATACGGTAAAATGGGACAGAGAATTTGCTCTCCTGCTGACACACCTCGCTTAGACACTATAATACGTGTAATAATAACTTTTGTTATAAAACAATAGTGGAGTTAAGAAGGCTAAGCTAGCTGACATCAGGTCATCAAATATTGAAAAAGAAGTTAGTAATTAAGGATTAATGAAGCACCTAGGATCATGGCTGAGCTAACCCAGCCACCGGTTTTCGAGCGGTTAGCCGGAAGACCCTTGTAGTCCCATGCATCGGAGAGTGTTTTTCCAAAATCATCGGTTATAGGAAGAGCCATTGCAAGTTTAGGAGTAGGAATATTAGAGagggaaataaaaagagagattctTGGAAGTTATTATGAATGAGAGAATATGGAGAGGAAGTGACCTTTTTATAGCTGTGGATTGGGAAGGAAAAAATAGGCAGAGGGAGCAAAATAATGTAACTCATTACATGTCATGTATCATTGTGGACCAACCTTGATGTATAAATTATTCTTTGTTTATTACTAAACTTGTAATTATGATAATTGACAACCCGGGTTGAGCTAGAAGAATCAATTGAATCAATTATATGGAATTAATAAAACATTTTTAAATATTCTTATCACCCTAATTTTGAAGACAAGTGTATTGCAAGATTAGTATCTTATCTTGAGACCAActcataaattaacaaaaatttgaTGTGTATGGGTTCATTATTTACTTTATGGATAATTAATCGGGTTTGTATAAATTGTTCTTTTTTTTCCTATATTTTCAGGATGTTATGAGTTTACTGGCATAGAACGAGGTTTTAAGCCTCACAAGACAATTTATACGTGATCGAATAATAAAACAATACTCCTTATCATATATGCTCATGTGAATTAGCTTCTTTTCGTAGTATATACATTTGATATTATGAAACATCTTTCTTCTGGTATCATCATTTATATGACTTATCgatttttctaacatgtgcccttagaGACAAATATTAAGAAAGTTTAAATGGAAAGTAACAATAAATAAAGTATTGGAATCTGGAAAAaatgatttataaatttaaattttccATAATAATGTCTATCATAAAAAATTTCATTTACGTTTTCTTAACATGTGCCCTTAAGATATATTTTAGAAAAATCGAcgatttattatgtatgattgtAAAAAAACCTAACATGAGTGGTGGTTCACTTTTGACTTTGTACTAATTTAGTTGGTTATTTTAAGTTAATTCATCTAAAAGTACCTCGTCCGATATTGGATTACCCATTTGACAACAAATACTTGCTTTtgtgagtgatatgattgtgcaTGTGAGCTTAACTAGTTTATTAACCATAGTATCAAGTCGTTCTACTTTTATACTTTGTTCCTACTTTTTGAGATTAGTACGAGCATATTTTATGTTAATCTACTCTATAATTCATCAAAATATCTACATATGTGATCATTGGTACATAAAGACAATTTAAAAGTTCATATTATCACGGTTTGTAGCGAAAATAAGGGAAATTAGCAAGGACGGTCGCTCCCCCTGAACAATGCAACACATGAAAATTTCaatttaaaatttcaatttttttaaaaatgtttaccTCATTGCATTATTAATTCGTCCTCTTAGGAACGGATTTTTATTTTCTATCGTTTTACGGGTAAAATAAATATAATGCTTAGAATCACTTACGTGAAAGCTCAATTAATTTCACACCGCAATGTTAcaataattattgtatataatatTCTATATTCTTTCCGTctcaatcaatagtttacattacTTTGTTTCCCCATTCATAAAATTAAGCAAATGTAAATTATTCACTGGAATAAAGGGAGTATTATATACTCATCCCTATTTAGTTAGGCATTTATACCTATATTTGACATGAGGGAATTAATAGGTCTTATACTATAGCTCACTAGAATATCTTTATACTATCAACTTTTTTGTATGAACCTCAAATTGGGTGGAAAAGATGAAAATACCAAAAAAAGGGTAGGCAACTTTATTAAGGTTTGAAAATGTCATCCAGGAATAGGACCAAAGAAGTAAATATCCAAGGATTGAGGGAAAGCGCACAAAAAAAGAATGTAGGGCAGCAAATGAACGTAAGCGCAACACCGCTCATTGTGGCTCACTATTGTAGTAACTATATATGCCCTTAAAACTCTTAATTTACTCCAAATACAATAGTGACTTATGTTTTCCATGCATGTTCGATTGTATCGTATTATGAACCAAATACCCCCTTAATTTACTCCAAATACATTTATAAAAGAAAAAAGTTAAATGATGAGCATCAATATCGTTGGGTCGATCTCCTAGTAAAATAAAATGTGATATGGAGTACAATATTACGGAGTAATAATTATCTTTTAATTTATTACTTACTTGAAAACATGTCCAGTATATACTTTTATGTCAGACGGTCTTGATGGACACTATATCACGTGAGTAGGTAAGTTAATTTCTTCATCGTGTGAGAGTTCATATTTCTTTCCACATTTTTGCTATTTCTTTTTTTTATCAACCAAACAACCCTTCGTCCTTGTATTTAATTCCTAAGAACTTTCATTTTATGTGAATTGCCGAAAAGATAAAACAATTACTGTATAGTCTCTttttatcacaaattcttgtttaaggcGGGTTGAAGTTAACACATCACACACTCACTCATAATAAATaatcaagtggtgttagtccagtggtagccgggttaaaccttaaagcttgcagaaatgcagaagttgagaggtcatgggttcgactaccagctgggacgatgatcacttggccactgtaGCCCCCAAAAGGGTGGCTTACATgatccatgtggtggtgcgggaatgtaTGGGCTCAGAGGAGACTCAACCCCCcgttatcaaaaaaaaaaaaaaaatgttaaaatgAGACGGAGAGTTCATGAAAGGTCGTAACAAAATCCGTCTTAAGCAAGATTTACTATCTCTTTATATTTATACTTTTATAGATGTAAATATGAAGCGAGGGTTTtgtaataaaacaaaacaaatactCCCTTTTATTCACTATGATGTTTCACATTGCTTTTTGGGTAGTTTTTAAGAGAattgagatttttggtggaaaagGGAGGAAATTGAAAGTAAGAGAGAAAATGTGGGGTCATAAGTCTTAAGAACCACAAATTATAGACTAATAAGAAAAGTGAAAGATCTTAGTGAATTTGTCATTTTAGGAAATATAGAAGATGTTAGAGAATATAAGGGAGTATAACAAtcatataaaattataaataggaTGAAAGGAAAAGAACAACTTTGTGTATTATTAACTTTACCAGTTATCACCTATGTTATGCTCTTGCTATTTGATTCTAACATACGGAGAAATATAATACTCGTAGATTCAATGATACACATTATTCTTTCAGCTGATCCAAAAGGCACTTTGATTCCATTGACTGCTCAACAAGTGGACTGAATCTAATTATAGCAGGTTTACAGAAGGCTCCCTTCAtttatttattcaattattatcgtTTTATAAAGAATTACAATCCCCTATTTGCTAAATAAATAGGCGAGCTCACatattttccctccaaaaagcatcctTTTTTAAATGAGGAAAGTAGTGATCATCTAAATAAATAGATGTGCATTAACTAAATAAgttaataattataatgtttCTCATTAAAATTATTAActtcatcaaattatataattttaactaAACTCTAAACTATAATTTTTTAAgtaaaatgtaaataatataaaattataaacTGTTAAATCTTTTATTACTGCTATTATTAGAGACCCATATATACAGGTTATACTACgcataaacaaaactataaatcATTTTTATTAATTTCATAACAAAAAAAATGAGATGATTTATAAACTGGAATCATTAGGGTTCTGGtataaaaaaaatacatttttagcatttactcaattctcttaaattatattttcaaattaattttcagttttaattttttcctcaaacaaaatacaataacaagAAAATTTAACACTAAGTGGATACCACTATtatttatatatcttattaaatataaaaaataatataTACCGTGCATTTATTGCACGGGTTCTAAACTAGTTACAGTAACCAATAAAAATAAGTGAGACAATGTGGGGTTATAAGTTATTATAACTACAAATATTAGACAAATAAAAAAAGTGGAAGATCTTTATAAATTTACCCTTTTAGAAAATATGAAAGATTTTGTTAGTCAATCTAGTATATTGTAAATATTCTAGTAGATAATATCTTTATATTATGTTAATCTTGTAACCATATTTAGTTAGTGATATCCTCCAATTTAGGAATGTAATTAGCTAAGTTAGGTTGTACACTAAGTATATATTTCTAATGCAATACAAACCCTATTCAAGGGATTCATGTAAGTTGACATGGTATCAGGCTATTGAAGTCGATTTTCGATCTTCTTCTCTTTTGATTCCTATGCCTTGTATTTTTTCGAAAAtactttcatcatcatgactaAAGAGGACGGCataccctcctcctcctcaaaaACTCCCCTCCATCCCGTGTATacagtcaccaatatccaaaataaggTTCGTGTTCTCGACGGCACGAAAGTCACATACGCATCTTGGGTTCGCCTCTTCAAGGTACATGCTTTGGGTCACGATGTTTTGTCTCACATAGACGGAACCGATGCCCCCGCTAAAACTCATGAGTCTTATGCCTCGTGGGTGAAGATTGATGCACATGTGCTCCAATGGATATACGGTACCCTCAGCGACGAACTCCTACCACGTGTGTTAGAAGACGAATCTACTGCTCGCGAAGCTTGGCTACGGGTGGAGAACATCTTCAACAATAATAAAGGGGCTCGTGCTACTGCTCTTAAGGCCGAGTTCAATGCGATCCGTCTCGAGAATTTTCCATCACTTGAGGCATACTGGCAACGCCTCCGTGAATTGGCCGGGATGCTCAAAGATGTCGACGCCGCCGACTCTGACCGTCGCCTTGTCATTCAACTGGTACGTGGCCTACCTAGTGAATATGACACCGTCGCATCATATATTAATCAGATTACCCCTAGTTTTGAAACTGCTCGTAGCATGTTAGAATTAGAATTGCATCGTAAATCGAGCCGTGATGAGCCTGCCATGGCTCTAGCCGCACTGGCTGCCCCTCCCCCTGAATAGTGAATCGAACCCGCACCCAATGCAACCTCGGGTCCTCCACGTCAGCCTTAtagtaacaacaataataatcgtaacaacaataataataatcgttACTATCGCCGctcaaataataatagtaataatcgAAATAATAATTCACAAGGCAACAGGTAACAACAACACGCCTCTGCCTCTTTTCCAAATCAAGCCCAAATACCCACCCAATGGGGCCCACCACCAAACTGGCCCGCACCCTGGACACCCCCACCTTCTCTGTACCCATCTTACCCCGGCTGGGTCCCCTGGCCAACGCAGCCTCCACGGTCTCAGTTCAACCGTGGACAGCAGTCGCGACAAGGGCAGGCATATATATATGCTAGAGACGGAGGCTCCTCAACCGACAGATTTGAGCCAAGCGTTCCAGGCCTTATCGGTGCAAAATCAGTTCGAACCATGGTACATGGATATGGGAGCATCATCACATCTCACTTCTGACCCAGGTATGATTGCTTCTCCTTTTAATACGAGTAAAATTCAATCCATCTATGTGGGTAACGGTAATAGCATACCAGTTTTGGGCTCAGGTACATCACACATAACAACAAATTCTCGTTCCCTTCAATTAC contains:
- the LOC141588780 gene encoding uncharacterized protein LOC141588780; amino-acid sequence: MTKEDGIPSSSSKTPLHPVYTVTNIQNKVRVLDGTKVTYASWVRLFKVHALGHDVLSHIDGTDAPAKTHESYASWVKIDAHVLQWIYGTLSDELLPRVLEDESTAREAWLRVENIFNNNKGARATALKAEFNAIRLENFPSLEAYWQRLRELAGMLKDVDAADSDRRLVIQLVRGLPSEYDTVASYINQITPSFETARSMLELELHRKSSRDEPAMALAALAAPPPE